The following proteins are encoded in a genomic region of Nitrospirota bacterium:
- a CDS encoding efflux RND transporter periplasmic adaptor subunit, translated as MKIPITLQRQVWFAAFGILLVVAFGWVATKSGPLAPTRVTIVQVTKGDVSPALFGIGTVDARRTYLIGPTAAGRVKQVLVDVGDTVKHGQLLAEMETVDLNDRVASAVAAYNRAGSAVEAAEAQVNDAKSRKELADIEERRYIDLGQKDIVSRSTVEGKVQQKRSADALLASAEAALAGARKELARLTAESEGVRQQRQNINMVSPADGVVISRYAEPGSTVVAGQAVLKLVQPAGLWITVRLDQGRSAGLRVGLPASITLRSNPGKAFKGRVVRIEPISDSVTEERIAEVAFDSLPQGVSIGEMAEVTLHLPVINNAIILPNAGLHHQGGQTGVWLYKDAHIRFVQVETGAEGLDGKVQIVGGLQAGDEVIIYSDREIREDSRIKVVSSLGGKTK; from the coding sequence ATGAAAATTCCCATAACCCTGCAACGCCAGGTCTGGTTTGCTGCTTTCGGTATCTTACTGGTGGTTGCATTTGGGTGGGTAGCGACGAAGAGCGGGCCGCTGGCGCCTACACGGGTGACCATAGTTCAGGTTACGAAAGGGGATGTATCACCTGCCTTGTTCGGCATCGGTACAGTGGATGCACGGCGCACGTATCTCATAGGACCGACTGCTGCGGGCCGGGTGAAGCAGGTACTGGTTGATGTCGGCGATACGGTCAAACATGGTCAGTTACTGGCGGAAATGGAGACTGTGGACCTCAACGATCGCGTGGCCTCTGCTGTTGCCGCGTATAACCGTGCAGGCAGTGCCGTGGAAGCTGCTGAAGCCCAGGTGAATGATGCTAAGAGCCGCAAGGAATTGGCTGACATTGAGGAACGCCGTTACATAGACCTTGGTCAAAAGGATATCGTCAGCCGGAGTACAGTGGAGGGCAAGGTACAGCAAAAAAGATCTGCGGATGCACTGCTCGCCTCAGCAGAAGCCGCACTGGCCGGAGCAAGGAAAGAGCTGGCCAGGCTAACCGCTGAAAGTGAAGGAGTAAGGCAGCAACGGCAGAATATCAACATGGTATCGCCCGCCGACGGTGTTGTAATTTCACGGTATGCTGAGCCCGGTTCCACTGTCGTAGCCGGACAGGCTGTACTCAAGCTGGTGCAGCCCGCCGGTCTCTGGATAACTGTAAGATTAGATCAGGGCCGCTCCGCCGGTCTCAGGGTAGGCCTGCCCGCTTCAATCACGCTTCGCTCCAATCCAGGAAAAGCCTTTAAAGGAAGGGTCGTCCGCATCGAACCTATCAGCGACAGTGTAACAGAGGAACGCATAGCTGAGGTGGCTTTTGATAGTCTTCCGCAAGGGGTGTCTATCGGTGAAATGGCTGAAGTAACTCTGCACCTGCCTGTTATCAACAACGCCATCATACTGCCGAACGCCGGTCTGCACCATCAAGGCGGCCAAACCGGTGTCTGGCTGTATAAGGATGCGCATATACGTTTTGTACAGGTGGAAACCGGGGCAGAAGGCCTCGATGGCAAGGTTCAGATTGTCGGGGGACTGCAAGCCGGCGACGAGGTCATCATCTACAGCGATCGGGAGATCAGGGAAGACAGCCGCATCAAGGTAGTTTCTTCATTGGGAGGGAAAACAAAATGA
- a CDS encoding TetR/AcrR family transcriptional regulator — protein sequence MALKKEKTETRRDQIVQAALEVIGEGGIQGLTTLSIAKIVGISEANLYRHFENKDAILTAVIEHIDQTLSYNLRTVIDGPSGPVEKLETIFNQHISMIQDNRGIPRIVFSSDTILRTELRDKMHSLINRYLKTLTDILKKGIRGGSIKSDMNAEATAAMFIGMIQISAIRWTFSNFQMSLSGESRKLWQAYKKIIKV from the coding sequence ATGGCTCTAAAAAAAGAGAAAACAGAAACAAGAAGGGATCAGATAGTGCAGGCTGCCCTTGAGGTTATTGGAGAAGGGGGCATACAAGGCCTTACAACACTAAGTATTGCAAAAATTGTCGGAATATCAGAGGCCAATCTCTATAGGCATTTCGAGAATAAGGATGCCATATTAACTGCTGTTATTGAACATATAGATCAGACACTTTCATATAATCTTAGGACTGTTATTGATGGGCCATCCGGACCGGTAGAAAAACTGGAAACTATTTTTAATCAGCACATCTCCATGATTCAGGATAACAGGGGGATCCCGAGGATTGTTTTCTCATCAGATACAATACTAAGGACGGAACTCCGTGATAAGATGCACTCTCTTATAAACCGTTACCTGAAGACTCTGACAGATATATTAAAAAAAGGTATCAGAGGAGGCAGTATCAAATCCGACATGAACGCAGAGGCAACAGCCGCAATGTTTATAGGCATGATACAGATAAGCGCCATAAGGTGGACTTTTAGTAATTTTCAGATGTCATTATCCGGGGAGAGCAGGAAATTGTGGCAGGCTTATAAAAAGATTATCAAAGTGTGA
- a CDS encoding cytochrome c, producing the protein MRRFKILFFVLAVLIAAPAVTMAELQLRTIMNGMNDRMKAIVDAINREDFKSIEENAVKIAGHDKPPVTERIRILGFMKRQAPELKGMDDKVHASAKELGESAKKRNIDAVVSSFAKVQKACIACHTKFKAQIVEHFYQGEKK; encoded by the coding sequence ATGAGAAGATTTAAGATATTGTTTTTTGTGCTGGCGGTTCTTATTGCCGCACCTGCTGTGACAATGGCAGAGCTTCAGTTGAGGACTATTATGAACGGGATGAATGATCGTATGAAGGCAATAGTAGATGCCATAAACCGCGAAGATTTCAAATCAATCGAAGAAAATGCAGTGAAGATTGCCGGCCATGACAAGCCTCCGGTAACAGAACGTATACGGATATTAGGATTTATGAAAAGGCAGGCGCCTGAGCTGAAAGGTATGGATGACAAGGTTCATGCAAGTGCAAAGGAACTTGGAGAATCTGCAAAGAAGAGAAACATTGACGCTGTAGTCAGCAGCTTTGCAAAGGTTCAGAAGGCATGTATCGCCTGCCATACAAAATTCAAGGCACAGATAGTGGAGCATTTCTATCAGGGAGAAAAGAAATAA